Proteins found in one Brachypodium distachyon strain Bd21 chromosome 5, Brachypodium_distachyon_v3.0, whole genome shotgun sequence genomic segment:
- the LOC100844642 gene encoding methyltransferase-like protein 6 isoform X1: MEGGGERDHEAEPEYHCHDFEWEDLRADVEANPSFSHHLSPFPTTAASPSPSSEAWRSFHRRHASGRFFKERRYLLKEFPDLLNNNDVAKMLEVGCGNGSTVVPILRCSRNNIVYACDCSKDTLEKANEIVNNTEGLDGKDRFHPFLLDVSKETFPDWLFCKSCQMSNAKAVDLLLDSSEHNTRKEHPVLLKENQCCVGGIDAVTMIFTLSAIPFNLMSITIQRCVSVLKPGGLVLFRDYGLYDMTMLRFSPSQRVGFREYMRADGTFSYFFTLDTMRELFHAAGLLELELEYCCVRSINRKNGKSMQRVWVHGKFQKPTR, translated from the exons ATGGAAGGAGGCGGCGAACGGGATCACGAGGCGGAGCCGGAGTACCACTGCCACGACTTCGAGTGGGAGGACCTCCGGGCGGACGTGGAAGCTAACCCTTCCTTCTCCCACCATCTCTCCCCTTTCCCCAcgaccgccgcctcgccgtcgccgtcttcggaGGCCTGGAGAAgcttccaccgccgccacgcctCCGGCAGATTCTTCAAG GAAAGGAGATATTTGCTCAAGGAATTTCCTGACCTGCTTAACAACAACGACGTTGCAAAGATGTTAGAGGTGGGGTGTGGGAATGGGAGCACTGTTGTCCCCATTCTACG GTGCAGTCGAAACAACATTGTCTATGCTTGTGATTGTAGTAAAGACACTCTAGAGAAGGCAAATGAGATTGTAAACAATACAGAAGGTCTTGATGGCAAAGATAGGTTCCATCCTTTTTTACTGGATGTTTCTAAAGAAACTTTTCCAGATTGGTTGTTCTGCAAATCATGTCAAATGTCAAATGCAAAGGCTGTTGACCTTTTACTAG ATTCAAGTGAGCATAATACAAGAAAGGAACACCCTGTCTTGCTGAAAGAAAATCAATGTTGTGTTGGTGGCATAGATGCTGTTACTATG ATATTCACATTGTCAGCTATACCCTTTAACTTAATGTCAATTACCATACAGCGTTGTGTTTCTGTTCTGAAACCAGGTGGCCTAGTTCTATTCAGGGATTATG GTCTTTATGACATGACAATGCTTAGGTTTTCTCCCTCCCAAAGAGTCGGATTTCGGGAATATATGCGCGCTGACGGCACTTTTTCTTACTTCTTCACATTGGATACTATGAGGGAGCTTTTTCATGCTGCTGGACTACTAGAG TTGGAACTCGAATACTGCTGTGTTCGATCAATAAATAGAAAAAACGGGAAGAGCATGCAACGGGTATGGGTGCATGGCAAATTTCAGAAACCCACAAGATGA
- the LOC100844642 gene encoding methyltransferase-like protein 6 isoform X3 — MEGGGERDHEAEPEYHCHDFEWEDLRADVEANPSFSHHLSPFPTTAASPSPSSEAWRSFHRRHASGRFFKERRYLLKEFPDLLNNNDVAKMLEVGCGNGSTVVPILRCSRNNIVYACDCSKDTLEKANEIVNNTEGLDGKDRFHPFLLDVSKETFPDWLFCKSCQMSNAKAVDLLLDSSEHNTRKEHPVLLKENQCCVGGIDAVTMRCVSVLKPGGLVLFRDYGLYDMTMLRFSPSQRVGFREYMRADGTFSYFFTLDTMRELFHAAGLLELELEYCCVRSINRKNGKSMQRVWVHGKFQKPTR; from the exons ATGGAAGGAGGCGGCGAACGGGATCACGAGGCGGAGCCGGAGTACCACTGCCACGACTTCGAGTGGGAGGACCTCCGGGCGGACGTGGAAGCTAACCCTTCCTTCTCCCACCATCTCTCCCCTTTCCCCAcgaccgccgcctcgccgtcgccgtcttcggaGGCCTGGAGAAgcttccaccgccgccacgcctCCGGCAGATTCTTCAAG GAAAGGAGATATTTGCTCAAGGAATTTCCTGACCTGCTTAACAACAACGACGTTGCAAAGATGTTAGAGGTGGGGTGTGGGAATGGGAGCACTGTTGTCCCCATTCTACG GTGCAGTCGAAACAACATTGTCTATGCTTGTGATTGTAGTAAAGACACTCTAGAGAAGGCAAATGAGATTGTAAACAATACAGAAGGTCTTGATGGCAAAGATAGGTTCCATCCTTTTTTACTGGATGTTTCTAAAGAAACTTTTCCAGATTGGTTGTTCTGCAAATCATGTCAAATGTCAAATGCAAAGGCTGTTGACCTTTTACTAG ATTCAAGTGAGCATAATACAAGAAAGGAACACCCTGTCTTGCTGAAAGAAAATCAATGTTGTGTTGGTGGCATAGATGCTGTTACTATG CGTTGTGTTTCTGTTCTGAAACCAGGTGGCCTAGTTCTATTCAGGGATTATG GTCTTTATGACATGACAATGCTTAGGTTTTCTCCCTCCCAAAGAGTCGGATTTCGGGAATATATGCGCGCTGACGGCACTTTTTCTTACTTCTTCACATTGGATACTATGAGGGAGCTTTTTCATGCTGCTGGACTACTAGAG TTGGAACTCGAATACTGCTGTGTTCGATCAATAAATAGAAAAAACGGGAAGAGCATGCAACGGGTATGGGTGCATGGCAAATTTCAGAAACCCACAAGATGA
- the LOC100844642 gene encoding methyltransferase-like protein 6 isoform X2, with protein MEGGGERDHEAEPEYHCHDFEWEDLRADVEANPSFSHHLSPFPTTAASPSPSSEAWRSFHRRHASGRFFKERRYLLKEFPDLLNNNDVAKMLEVGCGNGSTVVPILRCSRNNIVYACDCSKDTLEKANEIVNNTEGLDGKDRFHPFLLDVSKETFPDWLFCKSCQMSNAKAVDLLLDSSEHNTRKEHPVLLKENQCCVGGIDAVTMIFTLSAIPFNLMSITIQRCVSVLKPGGLVLFRDYGLYDMTMLRFSPSQRVGFREYMRADGTFSYFFTLDTMRELFHAAGLLEHFHHGSWVSSRLGAAANTRRSPSAAQHL; from the exons ATGGAAGGAGGCGGCGAACGGGATCACGAGGCGGAGCCGGAGTACCACTGCCACGACTTCGAGTGGGAGGACCTCCGGGCGGACGTGGAAGCTAACCCTTCCTTCTCCCACCATCTCTCCCCTTTCCCCAcgaccgccgcctcgccgtcgccgtcttcggaGGCCTGGAGAAgcttccaccgccgccacgcctCCGGCAGATTCTTCAAG GAAAGGAGATATTTGCTCAAGGAATTTCCTGACCTGCTTAACAACAACGACGTTGCAAAGATGTTAGAGGTGGGGTGTGGGAATGGGAGCACTGTTGTCCCCATTCTACG GTGCAGTCGAAACAACATTGTCTATGCTTGTGATTGTAGTAAAGACACTCTAGAGAAGGCAAATGAGATTGTAAACAATACAGAAGGTCTTGATGGCAAAGATAGGTTCCATCCTTTTTTACTGGATGTTTCTAAAGAAACTTTTCCAGATTGGTTGTTCTGCAAATCATGTCAAATGTCAAATGCAAAGGCTGTTGACCTTTTACTAG ATTCAAGTGAGCATAATACAAGAAAGGAACACCCTGTCTTGCTGAAAGAAAATCAATGTTGTGTTGGTGGCATAGATGCTGTTACTATG ATATTCACATTGTCAGCTATACCCTTTAACTTAATGTCAATTACCATACAGCGTTGTGTTTCTGTTCTGAAACCAGGTGGCCTAGTTCTATTCAGGGATTATG GTCTTTATGACATGACAATGCTTAGGTTTTCTCCCTCCCAAAGAGTCGGATTTCGGGAATATATGCGCGCTGACGGCACTTTTTCTTACTTCTTCACATTGGATACTATGAGGGAGCTTTTTCATGCTGCTGGACTACTAGAG CATTTCCATCATGGTTCATGGGTCAGTAGCAGGCTAGGAGCTGCGGCCAACACGCGAAGAAGCCCATCTGCAGCGCAGCACTTATAG